The genomic DNA TGATCACTTCTGGAAACGGGAGACAGGACTAGCGGGGCTATGCTAGCCTTTTCTGGCTGTCACCACGGCTCTCATATCTCTTCTGGTGATTCTGTCCAGTTTCAGAGATCAAAGGGACTGGATGGAGCTTGTTTTCACGACTGACACCACTTCTGTGTCTGCCATTAATACATGACATTTTGGAAGTCTTCATGATACGAACGTGTAGCTTCAGTCATGCTGCCCTTAACCAAAGGAAGCTATTGGAATTTACCTTttcaaaggaaaggaggaagaacagaCATGGCAGTGAAAACTTTCCTTCCTCCTGTGGAGATGGTCCCAGCAAATCAGAAAAGAGGACAATTAAAGTATTTGATTTCCagttcttctattaaaaaaaaaaacgtatatGGCATATCTATTAATGTTAgggagaaaatacatttttctgataTATGTGCATTGTGgtaacaaattcttttttttttttttttttttaaagcaactataTGAAAGCATTCCCATTCCTTACTTTGGAGAGCTGGTCACTGCAGTTGCATTGCAGAGCGCAGAACATAGCGCGGGCTAATCTACTGTATCTTTTGACAGACTTGACAAATTATCTCACAAAAATTATCTCATCTCTCTGTGATGCCACAGTGAGATTACTGGTGGAACCTCTAGTTATATCTGCATGGCATACTGAAGTTTATTCGAGTCTGTATTTTGCACTGATGTTTAGTGTTGTTCCACCTTTTCGTTACTACTTTTCATTATCTGATGTTGAGATTTACTTGTTGTAACATTttacaatttttattatttatttattttcccgcCAAAAGATCTTCAGTCTTGATCTTGGAGGTATATCTGCTATTGTACTGAATGGCTATGATGCAGTAAAAGAATGCCTTGTTCATCAAAGCGAAATTTTTGCAGATAGACCATCTCTTCCTTTGTTTAAGAAGCTGACAAACATGGGAGGTAAGTGCTACACTctcaaacataaaaatatatttttttgcccCACAGATGGGTTTATGATCacatgaaatatttgctttaggTAGTTCATCTCCTTCCTTATCTCCTTGCATAAAATATGTGATGCTCCTTAAAGATTCCTTCCAATTCTGGAAAAAATAGTCACTCTTGGGCTGTGGTCCATAGCAAGAGAAGTGCAATTCTTggtttccaattttttttctcccaaattagTGACAATTGATGAGCCACTTTGTTTGTTCCTGGTGATCAATTAACTCTGCAGCATCTCTTTGTTTATCTTTTGGCTATGATCAGGGAAAGCATGTTCTGATGTAAACTTtgagtaatattttcttttgcatctaGTCTTGCCTTCTGTGCAGATTTGGTGCTCCTGAGTTGCCAAAGTTGCTTTCTGTAGCCTTCTCATTAAAGACATCTGTATTAGATGGCCTTTAACATCCAAAATCGTTTGGATGAGGAATTTCAGGAGTTTTTGAGCTTACAGCTCAAACCTAACTTCTGTGGTTCCATAGTTCAGTATTTCTTCTCGGTGATTTAGTTCtctttgctctttgttttctcccttttatgCTTGGCAGTGTAGCATCTCTGTTACACTACTCATTTTACTTTGCACTATAAGGCTTTCACCTAAAACCCAAAAGTTACAATACGCGTTCCAAACCTGAGACAGGTGCAACAGAGCTTTCCTTCATATGttcaatattcatttatttactctTCCTTAAGTGCTTAATTAATTTAACTACTTTTAACCTAGACTAACTCTTACCAGTTACATTCAGGAGCCGCATTAACTTAAAACGCATTTGTTAAAGGTAGACTGGCAATGCCAGTTCCTTAGGGGTCTTGGCACTTTTTGTACCTAATCGGGATGTTGAGATGCCGTGTGACCTTTACAAAGCGGACAGAGACCGCTTTGAAGTCGTTCGGTGTCTGAATTAAAGTTCAACAGGAAAGGTCACTTTATATTACAGAAAGATTTCCTTTCTTAACTTGCGTTTATCAGATGTATTACTTTGAGTAATAGCTGAGTAAGAACAGTGAAGATAGGGAAGCATGGGCTTCACCACATGTTAACAGCCACAGTACACACGTCGTGTCCTAGGAAGGCTTGAGGTTTGATTgctaaaatgctttcatttcttcatgGATATCACAGTACTGTTGGATGTACCTGTTGATGTTAGAGTCATGCTGCATGTTGCTGTGTGGAAGTATCCTTAGTGACTGTTCCATCGTGGATCCAATTTTCATATATACGAAATGAGTCCAAATTGCAGGTACAAAAAGTACCTTCACACGAAGGTGTGAAATCTGTTACCCTACTAGGGCAGGTTAGGCAAATGTATGTCAGGAGTAGCATAGGTAAACCTAATTCAGCTTTGAGAAAAGAGATGATATCATCAACCACTTAGTGGCACTTCCAGTCATCATGCTATCATTTGTAATTTATAATTTACCTTTAGAGTGCGCTGATACTTTAAATAGTTTTATTATCTCATGGGGAAAAAACAGAGTTGCATAAAATActgtgtcaaaatattttttcaggcttACTGAACAGTAAATATGGCAGAGGATGGACAGAACATCGCAAATTAGCCGTAAATACCTTCCGAATTTTTGGATATGGTCAAAGGTCCTTTGAACACAAAATTTCAGAAGAATCTATGTTTTTTCTTGAAGCCATTGATACATACAAAGGCAAACCATTTGATCTCAAGCATTTGATCACAAATGCCGTTTCAAATATTACTAACTTGATTATTTTTGGAGAACGTTTTACATATGAAGATACTGAATTTCAGCACATGATTGAGATTTTTAGTGAAAATGTTGAATTAGCTGCTAgtgcttctgtatttttatataatgcTTTTCCTTGGATTGGTATCTTGCCATTTGGGAAACATCAGCAgctgtttaaaaatgcagcagaagTCTATGACTTCCTTCATGAGCTTATTGAACGTGTCTCTGAAAACAGGAAGCCTCGATCACCTCGACATTTTGTAGATGCATATTTGGATGAGATGGATTGCACTGAAAATGATCCAGAATCTACATATTCaacagaaaacttaattttctcTGTTGGAGAACTCATCATAGCTGGGACAGAAACCACAACAAATGTTTTAAGATGGGCAGTGTTATTTATGGCTCTTTATCCAAACATTCAAGGTAAGAATTTTGAGATTTTGAGGAACTGATACACCTTCCTATGgcaaatttaaaatgctttttcaaagtaGGACTATGGATAGCACTTCAAATTACTTAACCAAAAAGAAAGGTTTGTATATATTACTCCAttagatcacagaatggttgaggttggaagggacctctggagatcatccagtccaacctccctgctcaagcagggtcctctagagcatattgcccagggtcacatccagacgggttttgaatatctccagcgaaggagactccaccacctctctgggcaacctgtgccagtgctctgtcaccctcacagtgaagaagttttttctcaggttcggatggaacttcctgtggttcagtttctgcccgttgcctctcgtcctgtcgctgggcaccactgggaagagactggcctcatcctcttgattcccccccctccccccccttcagatacttgtacacgttgatgatcattttctaaatatattatgGGCATATACgaaaagcttattttatttacagATGAAGGAACTGATAAAATTAAGTATGAAGATAATATTTTAGTATATTGTTTTATGAATAAATTTTTATGAAAttttatcagtttttaaaaataaagtatttctccTAACATATGCAAGTTTAGTGGTACAATGCATAGTATTGGTTGGCTGATGTACTAAATCTTCAGCAAAAATGATGTAAATCAAGTTTTGGCTAAGTGTTTGGGTacaatttctttttatccttaaGAGCCTCAATTCACACTAGACTTACAGacagatatatatatacttttgggaaatagcacttaaaaataaaaagatgtgtTAGAGTCGTTCTGAAATGAGGTAGCCACATGGCTGTTTCAATACTAGCCCAGACATTCTATGCAAAAATCTGGAATTTAGAGGTGAACAGTCAGCTTCTTGTTTCACTGCCCACACTTCGCTTTTCCTATCAAAACCTTATCAGTGCTTAGTTCAACTAAGGATTTTCagtttttggagaaaaagaagatTAAATGGCTCAAATGTTAAGACTCAGAAAGTTACTATTTATACTTTAACCAAATAATATTGCTCTAACATCAATTTCATCATCTGTAGAATGGGTGATAACATCACTACCTGTGGCTATAAAGCTTTTGAGATCTGAAGTGCTGCATGGGAATCAGATATTATATATGACTGATTACATTTTCTTCTTATGGTAATAACTGCATGACTCTGTGCCTTCTAATTTTCTCAGCtagaacaatttttattttaaaatgcatgggCAATAAACAGTTACCTCTTTAAATTAGAGATCAAATGTTGTATTAACACTTTAgttaaatacagctttaaaaaagaagattgaaaattaaaatatgtaatgcTGATTACAAATATTAGGACCTGACAGGCTATAAACAATACAAATcatttgggttaaaaaaaaaaaattgatgctgaagttttttttattactaaGTCTCATGTTCACCCAACTTGTTAAAATACTAGTTAAAATATCTGGCTAAGCGAGCAGAAGTTTGTTCAATATCTTCCGATCGCTCTAACTTCTcacatattttcttatttcattttttccagttgGATGATTATTTCATTCAACACAAGGAAACTGATTAGACATTAACAAataggaaaacttttttcttctagcCCAGGAGATTTGTGCAAGcttaaaactgcttttgctgtttttaaccAGTCAGCACTGTAAAGATGGCTTACaacaaataggtttaaaaaaatttaatgcTTCTGAGTTTCACCAATTCATCTATATGCTTAACACAATATAACAGGCTATCAAAAAAACATTTAGtataataaagtgaaaaaaatgagaatccGATTAAGCTTTACGATGTGTACATAAGTGCTCCATAATTTGTTAACAAGGAGGTGCTTTGAGTGCCATAATTAGTCAAAAGGGTATATTTGTTCTTTATGTATAAGAAGCTTAAATGCAAAAATGTTCACTTAAATCAATGTTTCTGAGCTGCTGATCTAAATCAGCCTGTCCTGCCTCAAAAACAACATCCAGATCTTAAAATAAGAACACCCTTACTCCTTTTCCATTAAGATCTGACCAAGATAGTATTTTTCAGTGGAGATCAAGAAAACTTTGTAGTTTTGTATCTCTTAAACATTGGCTGGTTTCATAGAGATCCACTCACCTAAAAATCATCTTCTGATCTCAGATTTTGCAACATAGTAAGTTCCTGAATCACGATTCAAAATCAGTTCAtctggataaaaataaaaattaccaatATGTTTCATTTACTTAGACTTTTCTCCATCTAAGTATTACACTATACACTGATACATGACTAGATTACAAAATGTACTTTCACTAAGCTGCTTCTTGTCTCTCTATTCTGAGGTGAAATGTGTTAACTTCAGGTTAAAGAACCTGGTGATTCTGCTATAATTTTTCTGTCATTGCCCATCTTTTCATTATTGATCCCACAGTAACTGCAAAAATCCAACTTTATATTAATGAAGGGCTGTTTGACAGTTTCAACACACAAAAtgtatcagaagaaaagaaagaggtttgAATCCGTATGAGATTATTTAAATAGCCTatgaaattacttaaaaaaaagttcaaagaagaataatttaatttgttCCTTTACAGTTCTAATTTAGACTCTAATTACTGCTGTCCCTCTTACTCTCACTTTATTGTTAccagatatttcatttttaagagcgAATGATTTTATACTGTAAAATTCTAAAGAATCATGGCAGAATTAAACAAGGGAAGCTTTAAGTGACTTATTTCAGAATTATCTATGATGTCCACTTACGCATTTGATGTACTTTGTCTTTGCAGTCTCATGCTTGTTCTTAGTTTTGAAGAGctccagaaataaaaatgtactgAGCAAAGAAAAGTATATTAAGGCATCATattgaaaataattacttttgaaaTGAAGATTACTGGTGTATATGCTAGTAGAAATTCCTAGTAGCAGGATGAGGAAAACAGAATCTGAATTTAAGAGCTTATAAGGTACTATATTGTTGTATAAGATATTTCATGTTTCAGtattcttttaaaagtatatatgttatatcatttaattttttatttaaaccatTACAcaataaacagctttttttttttcccccccttttcctaACAGGACAAGTTCAAAAAGAAATCGATTTAGTCATCAGCCCAAACAAAATGCCTACTTtagaagagaaatgcaaaatgccaTACACTGAGGCAGTTCTACATGAAGTTCTAAGATTCTGTAATATAGTTCCACTAGGTATTTTTCATGCAACTTCTAAAGATACTGTTGTGCGTGGTTATTCTATTCCTGAAGGCACTACAGTCATTACAAACCTCTACTCTGttcattttgatgaaaaatactgGAGCAACCCAGAAGTGTTTTTCCCTGAGAGGTTTTTGGACAGCAGTGGGCAGTTTATCAAGAAAGatgcatttgttcctttttcaCTAGGTAAGAGTGATCCCTTCCattattctttttcagaaatctAGAAAAGTACGACTTGTAAGTGATGGCAATAAATCAGGAATGGACGGCATGATATAGAACATCCATAGTTCTGATGGAACAGCTATTTTAAAGTTACAGTCGACATAAAGTTTAATATTAATCTTGTATATAGATGAGCATTTTGTTatataaagtaataaaaaagacAGTACTGTCTCTTTATCTAAGGGTTTTATACATTTCATATTATTGTGGTAAATAAGTGATATTTGTTTTGCAATGAATGTGCACAGTCCTTTGTGCTGAAGTTATTACATACAGGCGATTTACACAACCAGCTTTCAAATTTCCGCACTCAGATCAGCACCAGAAATTGCAGATATTATTCAGAACTAGCTTGGGAGACAGTATATATAGCTCTGTCTTGTCTTGAGGAAGTATTCTGATGGTCCTACATCATCTTTATGGATCTGTCTTTTGATGCCTATGAGGGACCAGAATTTATTTCACATGTTTTTAGCCACCTGAAAATTAGGTACTGGGCTGCCTCTGCAATCAGTGAAAAGATGTAGCCTTGTCTACAGGATGACTTAGTTTACCTATCAGGGATACTTTTTCTCCCAAAGTTTTAAGAGGAGCTAAACCAATTCCCTTAGACTAGGTGCACAACTTCTAAATGGCCAAAGTTAGATGTATTTTATTAAGCTGCTTTTTGCCTGTTCTACCTTATCTGTTCCAGATTTTGTTATCCATTCAGGAGTTTCTTCCACAAACGCCTTTACCCGCCGCCTGCAACTAGACATGCATGAAATGGGAACTAACATTTAAAGGCATTGCCCAGACCTGTTTCATATCTTTCTACTTACTATTATGTCAAGTAATAGTGATTGGCAATAGGTATAATTAAGAAAATAGTAGGGGACACAAAGGTTAAAATTCAGTATcatttgtttaaaacattttctctctgGAGTGGCACTTCAAGACAGGATGAGATGGCTAATGGCTTATCTAAGTACATTTGACAGGATTAGCTGCAACAGCATTTGTGtagtgaaaaatgcaaattttctaaAATGCCTTTCTTGCCATAAATTGCCATCTGTCCTTTCTTACAGAATACCAACATCAAATTCAAACAGTTCCTCTTAGAACACAGAAATGACTTCATAATATGAGTgaaaagactgttttaaaattatttaattacattttcaaaaactttttttcaatCCAGGAAGACGACACTGTCTTGGAGAACAACTAGCTCGAatggaaatgtttttgtttttcacttcgTTACTTCAACGATTTCACCTTCGTTTTCCTCATGGTTTGATTCCAGATCTCAAACCAAGATTAGGTATGACATTACAACCACAGCCATACCTCATCTGTGCTGAAAGACGATGAAGAGGAGGGTCTAGATTATCAGGTGGTGTAAAATGCTTGAAGTAGCCATAGATGATCCACATTGCCTTCTATTTTCACACGTTTTCTTGTCAGAAGAGCAAGAATTTTAAGGACTTGCAGATAAATTCTGTCTATATGTGCACAAGTTTATGGCTTTTATTTACTTGGTTTTCACACAAAAAAGAACACCTCAACCAAAAATGTAAAACATGTCCTGTGTTTAAAGTTGATATTTTCATTCCATCAGTCTATTTGGATTGTAGCTTCTGATTCcagttttaaacatttaattacTTAGCAAGCCATTTTTACTTTGGAAGCATATTTTTTATAAACAGGGAGAATATGGCTCAAAATTTTTATACTGGGACTCATCTGTGGAAATTTCACAAAAGTTACTCCAGCTAAGCTGTTCTTTGCAATTTTCCATTAAATATACATAGCTAAAAAGGTTTGAAAGATATCTGTTtaaatttctgtaattaaaaattatctaACTACATCTTTTCCAGCCTTGACAAACGATTTGTCAATTCAAGACTTTTAAtccttcctctgctttgcctCATCTtcccagttgttttttttttttcctccatttttctttcccagttgatctttcattttcttcaactTACCAGTTGgtcttttcatttttccagttGGTCATTTTCACCAGAAACTGTGAATATGGTTTGCAAGTCATTACTGTACAGGGAGAAATGGGGCCCCAGAACAAGGTTCAGAACAAAACCAACACTGAGCAAACAGTTACTTAAGGACAGGGCCAAATATGAGGCTTTGCTGTTTACACAGCTTATGCTTAGACTTGGAACTACAAAGAAAACTTCTCCAACCACTCTGGGCCTGGAACCTTTTTCTGAAGGCAGGAATTTGACATTTTCTGCTGACCTGACATGTTCAGCTGACGTGgtgcagaaatatttcctttgttttaaaacagcaaaagagaaCGATCAAACAAAGCTAATACCATTCCACTTATATAATAGCCTAATGATGAAACAGTGCTGCAGGTCCaatttaaattactttctctGTGGGCAGTCTGACCCACATGTCCCACAGAGTATCTCAACTCCCTGTTTCTGGCTGCTCTGAAGAAGGTGCTTGCTACTCCTCTTGCTGAAGAGCTGCCTTTCAGTAAAGAATGGGTGATTCAAAAAGGACGGGAAGGATGTAACCCCGATAGCTGTGTGTTGGGCACTCAGTAAAAAGCTGTGAATACACGACTCTTAAGAGTGTGGCAGACAGTGGGCCCTAGGCGTGAGACAGCTGCTGAGGTTCTCAGTGCTGTCAGGATTGCGACTCTGCTGGATAGCTGCATAAGCAGATGTTGGGGGCTTATGGAGTGTTAATGTAAAAACGGTGGAAGCTATAGAAATTAGGTGCCTTCAGCGTGCACTTCTTCTCATATCCCACCTTGTACTCTTAGATTAGCCAGAATTTTGTAAGTATCTAGGTTTGCCACCTGGGTAACAAGAACTCAAGGATATCCGTTAATTAAGACATGTTCAAAATAAATCTCAgttaaagggaaggaaaaaaaaaaaaagcgaaaaaAACCCTAAGAGCCTATTCTTGCAGGGCTATGCATAAAACACAGCTGGCTAGTGATAATTCCATTTTGCTGATGTATATTGAGATATAACTTTTGCCTAGTCTTTAATTCATTTAATGAGAACTGTATTGATTATGTGTCATTCTGGTTTCTAAATCAAAATGCCTTATAAAAGCCTTAGAATATCAATCCAAACTTTTACCATATATGCCAACTTACAGTCTCATTAAGCAATCAAATACACTTGACAAACTGTCTTTTCTATAAGCCTGTATCAACATGAGTTATAGTATACAAGTTTCATTTGATATtagtttcttcattatttttcctcacCTATGACTGACGTAGAATTATCCTAATGATCCAATTAAACCATTTTAAATATTGACATATTAGCTTTTTCCAGTCCTCTAGAATTTCTCCATCATATCCTGATTTATTAGTGATAACCTCAGTAGCCTAGAGACCTCATCAGCCAGCCAGCTCTTCAGACTTCCTGGTGAAAGTTTTCTAGATCTGAAATACTTGTCATAAATGGCTACTATTTAACATCCTTTTGTGATTAAGGTATTCATTATGTGATAAAAACACACTGGTTGGATTTTTACCCAAATACAGAATAAGTATGCATCAAATAGTTCatcttttcagcatttttgtCAGCATTATTGCATTCTAGAAATTTCTGTGATTCCCATTAAGGAATGGATTTGTATCATCGAAAGGGGTTTCTTTgcattatatttttgtttgtttgggttttttttcataatatgCTTAAATGTTTGTATGCTTTAAGAAATCCTTATCTTTCAGCTCTGCTAACTGTAAATTTTGTTTCTATCAATCACTTTTATTCCACTGTCAATTTGCTATATTTCAAGGCTCACAGTTTGAATTCATTactattctatttttttcccctctatttgtTATATATAGCAGAGCTA from Struthio camelus isolate bStrCam1 chromosome 5, bStrCam1.hap1, whole genome shotgun sequence includes the following:
- the CYP2R1 gene encoding vitamin D 25-hydroxylase isoform X1, coding for MIRTCSFSHAALNQRKLLEFTFSKERRKNRHGSENFPSSCGDGPSKSEKRTIKIFSLDLGGISAIVLNGYDAVKECLVHQSEIFADRPSLPLFKKLTNMGGLLNSKYGRGWTEHRKLAVNTFRIFGYGQRSFEHKISEESMFFLEAIDTYKGKPFDLKHLITNAVSNITNLIIFGERFTYEDTEFQHMIEIFSENVELAASASVFLYNAFPWIGILPFGKHQQLFKNAAEVYDFLHELIERVSENRKPRSPRHFVDAYLDEMDCTENDPESTYSTENLIFSVGELIIAGTETTTNVLRWAVLFMALYPNIQGQVQKEIDLVISPNKMPTLEEKCKMPYTEAVLHEVLRFCNIVPLGIFHATSKDTVVRGYSIPEGTTVITNLYSVHFDEKYWSNPEVFFPERFLDSSGQFIKKDAFVPFSLGRRHCLGEQLARMEMFLFFTSLLQRFHLRFPHGLIPDLKPRLGMTLQPQPYLICAERR
- the CYP2R1 gene encoding vitamin D 25-hydroxylase isoform X2; this encodes MRRQSQIHGQIFSLDLGGISAIVLNGYDAVKECLVHQSEIFADRPSLPLFKKLTNMGGLLNSKYGRGWTEHRKLAVNTFRIFGYGQRSFEHKISEESMFFLEAIDTYKGKPFDLKHLITNAVSNITNLIIFGERFTYEDTEFQHMIEIFSENVELAASASVFLYNAFPWIGILPFGKHQQLFKNAAEVYDFLHELIERVSENRKPRSPRHFVDAYLDEMDCTENDPESTYSTENLIFSVGELIIAGTETTTNVLRWAVLFMALYPNIQGQVQKEIDLVISPNKMPTLEEKCKMPYTEAVLHEVLRFCNIVPLGIFHATSKDTVVRGYSIPEGTTVITNLYSVHFDEKYWSNPEVFFPERFLDSSGQFIKKDAFVPFSLGRRHCLGEQLARMEMFLFFTSLLQRFHLRFPHGLIPDLKPRLGMTLQPQPYLICAERR
- the CYP2R1 gene encoding vitamin D 25-hydroxylase isoform X3 codes for the protein MGGLLNSKYGRGWTEHRKLAVNTFRIFGYGQRSFEHKISEESMFFLEAIDTYKGKPFDLKHLITNAVSNITNLIIFGERFTYEDTEFQHMIEIFSENVELAASASVFLYNAFPWIGILPFGKHQQLFKNAAEVYDFLHELIERVSENRKPRSPRHFVDAYLDEMDCTENDPESTYSTENLIFSVGELIIAGTETTTNVLRWAVLFMALYPNIQGQVQKEIDLVISPNKMPTLEEKCKMPYTEAVLHEVLRFCNIVPLGIFHATSKDTVVRGYSIPEGTTVITNLYSVHFDEKYWSNPEVFFPERFLDSSGQFIKKDAFVPFSLGRRHCLGEQLARMEMFLFFTSLLQRFHLRFPHGLIPDLKPRLGMTLQPQPYLICAERR